The region TATTTGTTCCCATAGTTTCCTTGCTTcgatctcttcttcttttcaagTGCCCTAAATTTTCTCATCTAGAAATCCAAGGGATGTAATTGTTTTTCCTCCGTCATATGCAACTGTATACAGGATATAAATTAGGGACTTTATTTGTACTCAAGGTGGTTCCCGTATTCCGCATTAAGTTGCTGTTTGGATACCTCTTCTCTTTAAATGTAGCACTTCTATTCTGATGAACTTTACCTGTGTTTTACAGTTCATGGTGTAGAATACGCATTTGGAGCTCATGACTACGCAACAAGCGGTGTTTTTGAGGTTGAACCTCGGCAATGCCCAGGCTTCAAATTCAGGAAGTCAATATTCATTGGAACTACATCTTTGGATTCTGTTCAGGTTAGGGAGTTCATGGAACGCCAGTCAGCAAGCTACAATGGTGACACGTATCACTTGATTGTTAAGAACTGCAATCACTTCTGCAAAGACATCTGCTTCAAGCTGACAGGGAAATCAATTCCAAAGTGGGTTAATCGACTAGCCAGGCTAGGTATTTTCTCCACTACTTGTTTCATTAAGATGGTAGCTGCAATGTGCTTGATTAGAACAAATGGGGGATTGAAAGGTTTTATTCAACCTCACTTGTGTTTGGAAGAATTATTTTAGGGGAAGAAATTAACTTTTTACAAGCttgcccaaaaaaaaaatctttttacaATTGACCCTCCAAAATCTCATGTTTAGGAGATCTCTAAGTTCATTCCCTTCCTGCCCCTTGCAACTGCTTCTAACCTTATGTTGTCATATATGATTGCTTGTTTTATTTGTATATCTTCATTTCAttattctgaaaaataaaagctaACATTTCATGGATATTAGACAGGTTAGAGACATAACACTACATATGAGCTCTGTTCTATGTTTGTGGCGTATTAAAAATAGGACAGAACAagataaattttgttttcactaaAACAGGTGGACTCCGAGAAATAAAACAAAAGAGACTGTCTCATTTTGTGCTGTCTGGGGCAGCCGCTTTCTTATGTAGCCTTTGGTTCAGTTTTCTTAGCTTAAAAATTACTATAATGCTATCCTCTCTGTGCATGGTTGGAAATCTTTCTACAACTGActctaaaatcaattttagggaGAAGCAATTGTAAGTAGCTTTTGGATTTCAttctgagaaaagagaagttgatccaaacataccACTAGATATGATGTATACTATTGTTTTATGGCGAAACCTAGTACCACGCATGCATACCCAACATCATCATCAATGTTGATACATTGTGGCAGGTTCAATTTGCAACTGCATTCTTCCTGAAGCACTGAAAATTTCTGCTGTGGGACATGATCCTGATTGTCAGCCTCGTGATAGTGAAAAGAGAAGGCTTCGAAACTCCTTCAATTCCCTGTCCTCGATCTCCATGCGTCAAAAGCAACTGTCTAAATCTTCACTATTTCTGCAGTCGCCACTAAGAGGGTGCTTGTCGTCATCCTGGCCCTCGTGGGAGTTGAGGAAGTCCATTAATCGCTCCTTGAAAGAAAGGTAACTGTTCAAAATGTAGGAAGGAAATGCATGTATGGTTGTATTCCTACGACTTTTGCTGTCTGTCTTTTGTAAGTAGATTTTAGGTTGTCACATAACTTGTTCACTTTCAAATACATTTTCTGTTGTCCTTGGCTGTTAAGTTTATCCCTTTCTTATTGAATGTGGCGCAACGTTTGCCTTCGTCTCATTGATATGGCTTATTGTGCTGTCAATCAAGATGATCCTTCCTGAGCTATGCTGGAGAAAGCTAAGAGAATTGTCAGGTTGAGTTGAGTTTAACTGAAATCTATACATGCTAAGGCTTTATTTTTTGTCAAGGTTACTTAGATTAACATTCAAACGGTTGCCGAGCAGCACTTACAACTTATATCACGTGAGAATAAAACCACATAGTGATTCTACAATACAAGATAATAAATTAAGAAGGTGATACAAGTAGCTAACACACTAAAAGTCATACCGAGCCCCTAATATCCAAGATTCAACAACATAACAAGCTGACTTCTGAGCTTGACACTGGAAGAACTCAATCGGCAACATTGAGGGCgagatggtggtggcagtggcttAGATGGGAGCAGTTGAACTTGGAAATAATACGCATTTGCATGGCACAGAGATCAGCATCCAAAGTCAAATTCTATGAAGGCCATAATTATGCCTGCTGAAAGTCACGATTTTGTTGATAAGATGATCTATATTTTGATGCATACAAGGCCGATAAGTTAAGAAAATGCATAACATAATcgtttttaattataaaaatgctattttatttttacttcttaatttctcCGTTTCTATTACTAGAATTGAATACTTGACATCAGAGAAGTGTGTTATAAGTTATAACAACTAGCATGCGGGCCAATATTACCAGTCTTTACTTCTTATTTTGAAATGATTATATTGAAAacaatgagaaaaaaaatcactgCTTTATTATAGAAATCCTTAAATGTAGGAAATAAAATGACATTTTCATAgctaaagataaaataaaaacaaaaataattttatacctCTAAATCGACacttaatttttcaattaaaatatatcTATTTCTGTACTATTTTACAATTCAGTGTACAAAATGAGTGCATTTTTTACAATAAAGCTCTGGTCAAATGTATGTCAAGGAGATTCATTACAAAAAAACTGGATTAAATAGTAAAAgtcatgaaatcaaatcaacCAATTTACAAATTTACGCGCTTCTCTGCGCCATTCCTAAATAGTTGAACTCCTACCTTCATAAAGCTTCAGCAATTAGATTACAGGGTTACAATTTACAAACTTGCAGGTTGCAGACTAAATCTGCTCAACCATTACCAATGAATAAAATAATCAGAAGTCGCAATGACATTCTAAACCTCCAATTGGAGAGGATCCTCCCCCTGAACCTCAACAAATTGATCAGCCAAAAAATAGTACCAGAAGGTGTCTGCTCTGATCCTCACTCATACTTCAGAAGTAGAACCTATTAGAAATGCGCTAATGTGGAAGTGGAACCTTAACAGGATCCATGACATATACATTTTCAAATATTAATCCTGCACCGCACAGGATTTCCTATATTTACTTGTCCCTTCCTTATATACAATGAATACACAGACCACGTATGCTGAACTAGCATTGGGATGACAAACCTGCAGAAACATGAAACAAATTATTCAGATCCAAGTTTACAAGGCCCTTCTAAAATGAGTTTAGGATATTAATCACATATGTCCCTTCAATTGGTGCTACTTccatgagtttaatttctaataTAAGTGCATGTTTTGAGGTTGTTCTGGAATTGATTCTAAAGGCAGAATCAAGACTCTCAGCTTCTGCGTTTCAGAAATGATTCTGAGGAAAACAAAAACCGATTCAAATATGCTATAAATCAATGAGTTTACTTTTAACAGGCACCTTGTTTTTCTCCTCTGTTAAATATTGATGGGAAAATTAAAGATTGATGGGAACAAAGGAATTTTGGGTTAAAAGTTACCAGACTTCATAAAAATTATACAAATTTTTATTATACAAATTTTTATTATGAACTTACAAGAGTAATCCCATGCTAACCTAGGAAGGTAGGACCAAATCAAACTTCCTTATCACAATCAGGACTATAACACACAATAACCTATACCTCTTATTTGCGTGCTTGAATGATAGTTAACCAGCAATTAACTAAAACTCATTATTGACATTAATTAGAAGATATTAGCATAATAGCATATGTAAGCAGTATTAGAGAACATGAGTACACAGTACTCATGTGCACTCGGTTGTATTAGATCGGCACATAAGAGGCAGTTAGTTTGAAAGCAGACTGTTAGTGACAGCTGAATATTGGTAATAGCTTGCTGTGTAAGCTACCTCATAAGCTCTATATAAAGAAGAGCTTAGTTTACAATTCTGTGAATGGAAAATACAGATTACTATcatttctgatttctctctctctatgaGTTCTTTCACTTTAACAAGCAGATACAATAGTGTCAAACTATGTCAAAAACACCACTGAAACTACATAACATTCGAAACTCAACTAAGACCGAGaccatgaaaaataaattgtctTTGTAATGCAAAACACTAGGCAGGGTATTATTACCATTAAGAGTAGCGTGATATATTCGTTTTTCAGCTAGCCCAATATCTGAAAGTATGAAATTACCCTGCAAACGAAACATATTAACAAAATATATTAACAATGTCTATCTCACACATATAAATAAAGATTGATTCCATCTACAGTTATAAAGGGAGTTACATACCTCACTGGCCATCAACCTTCTAACATTGTTAGCATATACTTTAGCAGACGCCTTCTCCTGCTGTGAGGGATAATAAGTAGGTAACTGTATCACCTCCATATAATTTACAAATTGACATAGAAGAAAAATTACATGGCGTACCTGTCGACAACATATATGCATATTAAAATTTCAACCAAAAAAGTTGCTAAGAGATATGCTGAtctttcaaaattaaattataaacaAGATTCAATGAAAGAACATTTATTAGCTCAGTATTAGAAATGTGcagataatatgaaaaaaaatatgatagcAAACAAGAGCCATTTGTCTCTCCTAGACGTTTAGCATTGCATACTTGTGAGTTTGAACAACATAAGCGTGTCTCTACGAGCCTGAATGAAAGAATGACATTTTAAATA is a window of Lotus japonicus ecotype B-129 chromosome 5, LjGifu_v1.2 DNA encoding:
- the LOC130718891 gene encoding deSI-like protein At4g17486, which codes for MKLKSKKGWKSIVPLHLKGKSATRFSLFRKVNSASYGPGKTPVYLNVYDLTPMNGYVHWAGLGIYHSGVEVHGVEYAFGAHDYATSGVFEVEPRQCPGFKFRKSIFIGTTSLDSVQVREFMERQSASYNGDTYHLIVKNCNHFCKDICFKLTGKSIPKWVNRLARLGSICNCILPEALKISAVGHDPDCQPRDSEKRRLRNSFNSLSSISMRQKQLSKSSLFLQSPLRGCLSSSWPSWELRKSINRSLKER